A window of the Mesorhizobium opportunistum WSM2075 genome harbors these coding sequences:
- the betI gene encoding transcriptional regulator BetI, producing MLETVTSMKTSEARDILAETAPKGDTEKRGRKASKEVRRLQLIEATIDSLAKRGYAETTMADVADGAGLSRGIVNFHFESKEKLLIATLQHMYDEYSVHWRASLQKAGDDPARQLQQLVWADFDRSICNKRKLAAWLAFWGEAKSRPTYQALSSSRDAYYQQVFIDLCTTLKQSGSYAYEPQVMALALSAMLEGLWLRLMMGTEDTTRETALLAANEFLSAAFPKHYPLKGATKA from the coding sequence ATGCTGGAGACCGTCACATCCATGAAGACTTCCGAAGCCAGGGACATTCTCGCTGAAACGGCGCCAAAAGGCGATACCGAAAAGCGCGGCCGCAAGGCCTCGAAGGAGGTCCGTCGGCTGCAGCTGATCGAGGCGACGATCGATTCGCTGGCCAAGCGTGGCTATGCCGAGACGACGATGGCCGATGTCGCCGATGGCGCGGGTCTCTCGCGCGGCATCGTCAACTTCCATTTCGAGAGCAAGGAAAAGCTGCTGATCGCGACGTTGCAGCATATGTATGACGAGTATTCGGTGCATTGGCGCGCCTCCCTGCAGAAGGCAGGCGACGATCCGGCGCGGCAGCTGCAGCAACTGGTGTGGGCCGACTTCGACCGCTCGATCTGCAACAAGCGCAAGCTCGCCGCCTGGCTGGCCTTTTGGGGCGAGGCCAAGTCGCGGCCGACCTACCAGGCGCTGAGCAGTTCGCGCGACGCTTATTACCAGCAGGTCTTCATCGATCTCTGCACGACGCTCAAGCAGAGCGGCTCGTATGCCTATGAGCCGCAGGTGATGGCGCTGGCGCTCAGCGCCATGCTGGAGGGGCTGTGGCTGCGGCTGATGATGGGGACCGAGGACACCACCCGCGAAACCGCCCTGCTGGCGGCCAACGAATTCCTGTCGGCTGCTTTCCCGAAGCACTACCCGCTGAAAGGCGCGACCAAAGCATAA
- a CDS encoding aminomethyltransferase family protein yields the protein MNHHVEINSARIAAQSHFRTLRLGTPFQPRLDALARTQDWYNWAGYRAPHSLWDEELEYFAIRSQAALFDISPMTKYRIEGPDAEAFLDRVTLRDVTKLKPGRVHYTAWCDDAGFVLDDGTLFRLSPTRFRLCSQERHLPWLLDSAIGFSVTVEEETEAVAGLALQGPTSFAVLRDAGFVGVEKLKVFDLTDFPHDGGAVNISRTGFTGDLGYELFVPADKALSLWDRLMAAGELRGIRAIGYTALNRARLEAGLIVANADFTTAEHAIRADRLRMPDEIGLDFMIDPEKGHFNGRRAILEARAKRRLRHVLVGLEIEGNVPAEHAIVYHKKSQEVGLVSAAMWSPMAKRNIAIASLARPYGDTVVEDLWVEIYAMRELQYQKLMKRAKVVARPFIKLDRRTANPPADF from the coding sequence ATGAATCATCATGTGGAAATCAACTCTGCCCGCATCGCCGCGCAATCCCATTTCCGCACGCTGCGCCTCGGCACGCCGTTCCAGCCGCGCCTCGATGCGCTGGCCAGGACCCAGGACTGGTACAATTGGGCCGGCTACCGCGCGCCGCATTCGCTGTGGGACGAGGAGCTTGAATATTTTGCCATCCGCAGCCAGGCGGCGCTGTTCGACATTTCGCCGATGACCAAATACCGGATCGAAGGGCCGGACGCCGAAGCCTTCCTCGACCGCGTCACCTTGCGCGACGTGACGAAGCTCAAGCCCGGCCGCGTCCACTATACGGCGTGGTGCGACGACGCAGGTTTTGTCCTCGACGACGGCACGCTGTTCCGGCTGTCGCCGACCCGTTTCCGGCTGTGTTCGCAGGAGCGGCATCTGCCTTGGCTTCTCGACAGCGCCATTGGCTTCAGCGTCACGGTCGAGGAAGAAACCGAGGCCGTCGCCGGCCTTGCGCTGCAAGGGCCGACCTCCTTCGCCGTCCTGCGCGATGCCGGCTTCGTCGGCGTCGAGAAACTCAAGGTCTTTGACCTCACCGATTTTCCCCATGACGGCGGTGCCGTCAACATTTCGCGCACCGGCTTCACCGGTGATCTCGGGTACGAACTGTTCGTGCCGGCCGACAAGGCGCTGAGCCTCTGGGACCGGCTGATGGCGGCGGGCGAGCTGCGCGGCATCCGCGCCATCGGCTACACCGCACTCAATCGCGCGCGGCTCGAGGCCGGGCTGATCGTCGCCAATGCGGACTTCACCACAGCCGAGCACGCCATTCGCGCCGACCGCTTGCGCATGCCGGACGAGATCGGGCTCGACTTCATGATCGATCCCGAAAAAGGCCATTTCAACGGCCGCCGCGCTATTCTCGAGGCCCGCGCCAAACGTAGGCTCCGCCATGTGCTGGTCGGACTGGAGATCGAAGGCAACGTCCCGGCCGAACACGCCATTGTCTACCACAAGAAAAGCCAGGAGGTCGGTCTGGTCAGCGCCGCCATGTGGTCGCCGATGGCCAAGCGCAACATCGCCATCGCCTCGCTGGCGCGGCCCTACGGTGATACTGTGGTGGAGGACCTCTGGGTCGAGATCTACGCCATGCGCGAGCTGCAATACCAGAAGCTGATGAA
- a CDS encoding methyltransferase domain-containing protein, producing MIETADAEPEYDDTAIRFLEALWGDGYLSPGGPEEVDRVIEGLSLEGRTILDIGCGSGGITLHLVERHGAAHATGFDVEQPVIEAARRRTAARGLTDRASFLQAPPGPLPFADRSFDVVFSKDALLHVADKDALFAEIFRVLKPGGVFAASNWMIGHDGEPSPEMKAYVAAEGLSFAMASPARYAQAMRGAGFADVTVTDRNPWYREVARGELERLKGPLYAPVAAAVGAAYVDKNIRTWEAMQKALDSGEHRPTHLRGWKPVG from the coding sequence ATGATCGAAACGGCAGATGCCGAGCCGGAGTATGACGACACCGCCATCCGCTTCCTTGAGGCGCTGTGGGGCGATGGCTACCTGTCGCCGGGTGGACCCGAGGAGGTCGACAGGGTGATCGAAGGGCTTTCGCTTGAGGGCAGGACGATCCTCGATATCGGCTGCGGCTCGGGCGGCATCACGCTGCATCTGGTCGAGCGCCACGGCGCCGCGCACGCCACCGGTTTCGATGTCGAACAGCCGGTGATCGAGGCGGCCCGACGGCGAACTGCCGCGCGCGGGCTCACGGATCGCGCCAGCTTTCTCCAGGCGCCACCTGGACCGCTGCCTTTCGCCGATCGCTCCTTCGATGTCGTCTTTTCCAAGGACGCGCTGCTGCATGTGGCTGACAAGGACGCCTTGTTCGCCGAGATATTCCGCGTGCTGAAGCCCGGCGGTGTCTTCGCGGCCTCCAACTGGATGATTGGGCATGACGGCGAACCGTCACCCGAGATGAAGGCGTATGTCGCCGCCGAGGGCCTGTCCTTCGCCATGGCATCGCCGGCGCGCTATGCACAGGCGATGCGAGGTGCGGGCTTTGCCGATGTCACCGTCACGGACCGCAATCCCTGGTATCGCGAGGTGGCGCGCGGCGAGCTGGAAAGGCTGAAAGGACCACTCTATGCGCCGGTCGCAGCCGCGGTCGGCGCGGCCTATGTCGACAAGAATATCAGGACCTGGGAAGCCATGCAGAAGGCGCTTGACAGTGGCGAGCACCGTCCCACTCATCTGCGCGGTTGGAAGCCGGTTGGATAG
- a CDS encoding ABC transporter substrate-binding protein, translated as MKTLTRRLTLTLALAGTLAASAAALAIAADKDLVVFDWSGYEDPSFHPKYVEKNGDSPTFAFFGDEDEAFEKVRSGFKADLGHPCSQSVTKWREAGLLQPLDTSKITGWKDLNPGIMGMKNLATTDDGKAWFMPWDWGNTQLTYNSSKIDEKDVQSLKAFADPKFKGRVSIGDNVDDAYALASLAIGVKDWTKMTDDQFKQASDFLRQVHKNVRSYWTDTTDVVQLLSGGEVDLAWAWNDATVQSVAAGVPIKSKKDTNEGISTWVCGYVLFKDAPGNIDKAYDYLNAVNDPETAKVLVKDWGYGQANAKGMAGVDQAILKEKGYDDVQKFVDKTLFQSPVPSDLKLKMIAEFEKIKAGY; from the coding sequence ATGAAGACATTGACGAGACGCCTGACACTGACGCTCGCGCTGGCGGGAACGCTGGCGGCTTCGGCCGCCGCATTGGCGATCGCCGCCGACAAGGACCTGGTCGTATTCGACTGGTCCGGCTATGAAGACCCCAGCTTCCACCCGAAATATGTCGAGAAGAACGGCGATTCGCCGACCTTCGCCTTCTTCGGCGACGAGGACGAAGCCTTCGAGAAGGTGCGCTCCGGCTTCAAGGCCGATCTCGGCCATCCCTGTTCGCAAAGCGTGACGAAATGGCGCGAGGCCGGCCTGCTGCAGCCGCTCGACACGTCGAAGATCACCGGCTGGAAGGACCTCAATCCCGGCATCATGGGGATGAAGAACCTTGCCACGACTGATGACGGCAAGGCTTGGTTCATGCCCTGGGACTGGGGCAACACGCAGCTGACCTACAATTCCTCCAAGATCGACGAGAAGGACGTCCAGTCGCTGAAGGCGTTTGCCGATCCGAAGTTCAAGGGCCGGGTGTCGATCGGCGACAATGTCGATGACGCCTATGCGCTGGCGAGCCTCGCCATCGGTGTCAAGGACTGGACCAAGATGACGGACGACCAGTTCAAGCAGGCGTCCGACTTCCTGCGCCAGGTGCACAAGAACGTGCGCTCCTACTGGACCGACACCACCGACGTCGTTCAACTGCTGAGCGGTGGCGAGGTCGACCTCGCCTGGGCCTGGAACGATGCGACGGTGCAGTCGGTCGCGGCCGGCGTGCCGATCAAGTCGAAGAAGGACACCAATGAGGGCATCTCGACCTGGGTCTGCGGCTATGTGCTGTTCAAGGATGCGCCCGGCAACATCGACAAGGCCTATGACTATCTGAACGCCGTCAACGATCCGGAGACCGCCAAGGTGCTGGTCAAGGACTGGGGTTACGGCCAGGCCAACGCCAAGGGCATGGCCGGCGTCGATCAGGCGATCCTGAAGGAAAAGGGCTATGACGACGTGCAGAAATTCGTCGACAAGACCCTGTTCCAGTCGCCGGTTCCCTCGGATCTCAAGCTCAAGATGATCGCTGAGTTCGAGAAGATCAAAGCCGGCTACTGA
- a CDS encoding phytoene desaturase family protein, with protein MKAWDAIIIGGGHNGLVNACYLQRAGLDVLVVEKNDWVGGAATSRELTPGFLYSNCSYVCSLFRPEIMRDLELPRFGLQVISYEGGAVFTRDGDYLANYRDHDAHRREFARFSKRDAEAYDRYARDVTRQCRFIQPLLMRTAPDPTSLKPRDLGELLYLGKKFAGLSAEEMALTLRFWTMSISEFLDEYFETDVIKANFALSGIIGTALGPMSPGTAYVLLHHYMGEVDGSVGAWGYARGGMGAVTKALAASFKASGGTIRTGAEVDHVLVNRGKAKGVVLAGGEEIYGKLVVSNADVKRTFLKLVEEKELPDIFLRRVRNFKIRGSSGKVNIALDSLPEFPALPKDSPIYRGDMHFTDSMERMERAYDDWKAGRWSADPFLDMVIPTTLDPTMAPPGKHFMSCFVQYAPPKVNGRDWTDADRDGFAESVIAQIAEYSPGFRDRIIHMEVRTPREIEAEVGLTEGNIFQGELTFDQLLFNRPVPGYAQYRSPLGGLYMCGSSTHPGGGVMGAPGRNAAAEILRDLAKSTSHMSPAHDVI; from the coding sequence ATGAAAGCTTGGGATGCGATCATCATCGGCGGCGGACACAATGGACTGGTCAACGCCTGCTATCTGCAGCGCGCCGGCCTCGACGTGCTGGTGGTCGAGAAGAACGACTGGGTCGGCGGCGCCGCCACCAGCCGCGAATTGACCCCGGGCTTCCTCTATTCCAACTGCTCCTATGTCTGCTCGCTGTTTCGTCCGGAAATCATGCGCGACCTGGAATTGCCCCGCTTCGGCCTGCAGGTCATCTCCTACGAAGGCGGCGCGGTGTTCACCCGCGACGGCGACTATCTCGCCAATTACCGCGACCACGATGCCCATCGGCGCGAATTCGCCCGCTTCTCCAAGCGCGACGCCGAAGCCTACGACCGCTACGCCCGCGATGTGACGCGGCAGTGCCGCTTCATCCAGCCGCTGTTGATGCGCACCGCGCCCGACCCGACCAGCCTCAAGCCACGCGACCTCGGCGAGCTGCTCTATCTCGGCAAGAAATTCGCCGGCCTCTCCGCCGAGGAGATGGCGCTGACGCTGCGGTTCTGGACCATGTCGATCTCGGAATTCCTCGACGAATATTTCGAGACCGATGTTATCAAGGCGAACTTCGCTTTGTCCGGTATCATCGGCACCGCGCTCGGGCCGATGTCGCCGGGCACGGCTTACGTGTTGCTGCACCACTATATGGGCGAGGTCGACGGCTCGGTCGGCGCCTGGGGCTATGCGCGCGGCGGCATGGGCGCGGTGACCAAAGCGCTGGCCGCTTCGTTCAAGGCCTCGGGCGGCACCATCCGCACCGGCGCCGAGGTCGACCATGTGCTGGTGAACCGAGGCAAGGCCAAGGGCGTGGTGCTGGCCGGCGGCGAGGAGATTTACGGCAAGCTCGTCGTCTCCAACGCCGATGTGAAGCGCACTTTCCTCAAGCTGGTCGAGGAAAAGGAGCTGCCCGACATTTTCCTGCGCCGGGTCAGGAACTTCAAGATCCGCGGCTCCTCCGGCAAGGTCAACATCGCGCTCGATTCGCTGCCGGAATTTCCGGCGCTGCCGAAGGATTCACCAATCTATCGCGGCGACATGCATTTCACCGATTCGATGGAGCGCATGGAGCGCGCCTACGACGACTGGAAGGCCGGTCGCTGGTCGGCCGACCCGTTCCTCGACATGGTGATCCCGACAACGCTCGACCCGACGATGGCGCCGCCGGGCAAGCACTTCATGAGCTGCTTCGTGCAGTATGCGCCGCCCAAGGTGAACGGCCGCGACTGGACCGACGCCGATCGCGACGGCTTCGCCGAAAGCGTGATCGCGCAGATCGCCGAGTACTCGCCGGGTTTCCGCGACCGCATCATCCATATGGAGGTGCGCACGCCGCGCGAGATCGAGGCCGAGGTCGGCCTCACCGAAGGCAACATTTTCCAGGGCGAACTGACCTTCGACCAGCTTCTGTTCAACCGCCCGGTGCCCGGCTACGCGCAATACCGTTCGCCGCTCGGTGGCCTCTATATGTGCGGCTCCTCGACCCATCCAGGCGGCGGCGTCATGGGTGCGCCCGGCCGCAACGCGGCGGCGGAAATCCTGCGCGATCTCGCCAAATCCACCTCGCATATGAGCCCGGCCCATGACGTCATTTGA
- a CDS encoding phytoene desaturase family protein: MTSFDAIVIGGGHNGLIAAATLAKAGRKALVLEAGTEIGGAARTEEFAPGFRVSSVAHLLNRLHPDVIKTLELEKHGLRILRADFMPSVALSTDGPPLVLHGAYGEVLTGASSSEQSAWKDLRAQLLRYAGILKPFLSRRPPDLAGMSLLETAALGQAALALKKLGKEDVRDFLRVLLMNVADLLDEQLTDIRLKGLLAFDATLGSHLGPRSPTSLLGLYYRLAGETGGAAGAQMLPQGGMGAVVTAIRASAEKSGVTIRTSVPVAKIIVENGRAVGVALDNGEELRARTIVSAIDPATTFLDLVGPRQVDTGFVRKVKNIRMKGDAAKLHLALDRPPQFAGVDAAGHKGRLVIAPSPDHVERAFNPSKYGEFSPEPVMEITLPSLADPSLAPDGACVLSAVVQYAPYGLKEGWAAGKPNFLKAIMAQLDTYAPGIGKSVVHAELLTPADIEARYRMPGGHWHHGELQADQMLISRPVSGWSGYDTPLDGLFLAGAGSHPGGGVSGAPGLNAARRIIAMRR, translated from the coding sequence ATGACGTCATTTGATGCAATCGTCATCGGCGGCGGCCACAACGGCCTGATCGCCGCCGCCACGCTGGCCAAAGCCGGCCGCAAGGCGCTGGTTCTGGAAGCCGGAACCGAAATCGGCGGCGCCGCGCGCACCGAGGAATTCGCGCCCGGCTTTCGCGTCTCGTCCGTCGCTCATCTGCTGAACCGGCTGCATCCCGATGTGATAAAAACGCTGGAACTGGAGAAGCACGGCCTAAGAATCCTGCGCGCCGACTTCATGCCGTCGGTTGCTCTGTCCACGGATGGTCCGCCGCTTGTCCTGCATGGCGCCTATGGCGAGGTGCTGACCGGCGCCAGTTCCTCCGAACAATCGGCCTGGAAGGATTTGCGCGCGCAGCTGCTGCGCTACGCCGGCATATTGAAACCGTTCCTTTCCCGCCGGCCGCCCGATCTTGCCGGTATGTCGCTGCTTGAGACGGCTGCCCTCGGCCAGGCCGCGCTGGCGCTGAAGAAGCTCGGCAAGGAAGACGTGCGCGATTTCCTGCGCGTGCTCTTGATGAACGTGGCCGACCTGCTCGACGAACAGCTTACCGATATCAGGCTGAAAGGCCTGCTCGCCTTCGACGCGACGCTCGGCAGCCATCTCGGTCCACGCTCGCCGACTTCGCTGCTTGGCCTCTACTATCGCTTGGCCGGCGAGACCGGCGGGGCGGCTGGTGCGCAGATGCTGCCGCAAGGCGGCATGGGTGCGGTCGTCACCGCCATTCGCGCTTCGGCGGAGAAGTCCGGCGTGACAATCCGCACATCGGTTCCGGTCGCAAAAATCATTGTCGAGAACGGCCGCGCCGTCGGTGTCGCGCTCGACAATGGCGAGGAGCTGCGCGCCAGAACAATCGTCTCCGCCATCGACCCGGCGACCACCTTCCTCGATCTTGTCGGCCCGCGCCAGGTCGACACCGGCTTCGTGCGCAAGGTGAAAAACATCCGCATGAAGGGTGATGCGGCCAAGCTTCATCTGGCGCTCGACCGGCCGCCGCAATTCGCCGGCGTCGATGCCGCCGGTCACAAGGGCCGCCTGGTCATCGCTCCCTCGCCCGATCATGTCGAGCGCGCCTTCAACCCGTCCAAATATGGCGAATTCTCGCCAGAGCCGGTGATGGAGATCACACTGCCCAGCCTTGCCGATCCGTCGCTCGCGCCTGATGGGGCCTGTGTGCTGTCGGCGGTGGTGCAATATGCGCCCTACGGGTTGAAAGAGGGCTGGGCTGCCGGCAAGCCGAACTTCCTCAAGGCTATCATGGCGCAGCTCGACACCTATGCCCCCGGCATCGGCAAGAGCGTCGTGCACGCCGAGCTTCTGACACCGGCCGACATCGAGGCGCGCTACCGCATGCCCGGCGGCCATTGGCACCATGGCGAACTGCAGGCCGACCAGATGCTGATCTCGCGTCCCGTCTCCGGCTGGTCGGGCTACGACACGCCGCTCGACGGACTGTTCCTGGCCGGCGCCGGCTCGCATCCTGGCGGCGGTGTTTCGGGTGCGCCGGGCCTGAACGCTGCGCGGCGTATTATTGCGATGAGGAGATAG